In bacterium, a single window of DNA contains:
- a CDS encoding glycosyltransferase, translating to MLKLSIIMPVYNGEKYLKEAIQSVLDQTFKDFEFIIIDDGSTDESVKIAESFHDQRISLIRLSHGGIVKALNAGMKAAQGVYIIRADADDISLPERFKILLDYMENNKDVSICGSWADSINKKGEVVGGMEYPPVENKGIKKYLLLHNPFIHPSVIFRKKTISELGGYKNFKHNEDYELWTRVLQKNIGHNIPQKLIRYRVHPWQVTKNNLWKLRSVGVLVRLLALKRYFF from the coding sequence ATGTTAAAACTAAGTATAATTATGCCTGTATATAATGGTGAAAAGTACCTCAAAGAAGCTATTCAAAGTGTTTTAGACCAAACGTTCAAAGATTTTGAATTTATCATCATAGATGATGGATCCACTGATGAGTCTGTAAAAATAGCTGAAAGCTTTCATGATCAAAGAATAAGTTTGATTAGGTTAAGTCATGGAGGAATCGTAAAAGCTTTGAATGCTGGGATGAAGGCTGCACAAGGTGTTTACATTATCCGTGCAGATGCAGACGACATCTCGCTTCCAGAAAGATTCAAAATACTTCTTGATTATATGGAAAATAATAAGGATGTATCTATTTGTGGGTCATGGGCAGATTCAATAAATAAGAAGGGGGAAGTGGTGGGTGGTATGGAATACCCACCTGTTGAGAATAAAGGTATTAAAAAATACCTGCTACTTCATAATCCATTTATTCACCCATCAGTTATATTTAGAAAAAAAACTATAAGTGAGCTTGGGGGATACAAAAACTTTAAACATAATGAAGATTATGAGTTGTGGACACGAGTTCTACAGAAAAATATTGGGCATAATATTCCCCAAAAATTAATTAGATATAGGGTACATCCATGGCAGGTTACAAAAAACAACCTTTGGAAATTAAGGTCTGTGGGTGTACTCGTAAGATTGCTAGCGTTGAAGCGTTACTTTTTTTGA
- a CDS encoding FkbM family methyltransferase — MIRNYYNVLKAIISECKNWPSVIFSKILDLKLENIILRNGNILYVGDKIGRADLSMFAEIWHEKYYNPKGFEIQENDTVFDIGANNGFFSIYAASKAQKGKVYAFEPVPFLSDKIKKSSVLNNFKNLIIENLAVGNSNSKCTFYVSKIHNGCHSLYKRAGEMKEITISVIDLEEYCKSKNIKKIDFLKLDCEGAEYEIINKKNIEFIKKTVNKISMEYHDTINKHSHEEILKTLSSAGFLTKISLGYIYAKNGNK; from the coding sequence ATGATTAGAAATTACTACAATGTACTAAAAGCGATCATATCCGAGTGTAAAAACTGGCCATCTGTTATTTTTTCAAAAATACTTGATTTAAAGCTGGAGAATATTATATTAAGAAATGGAAATATTCTATATGTAGGAGATAAAATAGGTAGAGCTGATCTATCAATGTTCGCAGAAATCTGGCATGAAAAATACTACAACCCGAAAGGGTTTGAGATACAGGAAAATGATACGGTTTTTGACATAGGTGCTAATAATGGATTTTTCAGTATTTATGCAGCCAGCAAAGCACAAAAAGGTAAGGTGTATGCATTTGAACCTGTCCCCTTTTTGTCGGATAAAATAAAGAAAAGTTCAGTCTTAAATAATTTTAAAAATCTTATTATAGAAAATCTTGCTGTTGGCAATAGTAACTCTAAATGTACTTTCTATGTGTCTAAGATACATAATGGTTGTCACAGCCTATATAAACGAGCCGGTGAAATGAAAGAAATAACTATTTCAGTTATAGATTTAGAAGAATATTGTAAAAGCAAAAATATTAAAAAGATAGACTTTCTTAAACTGGACTGTGAAGGCGCGGAGTATGAAATAATTAATAAAAAAAATATCGAATTTATTAAAAAAACCGTAAATAAAATATCAATGGAGTATCACGATACTATCAACAAACATTCACACGAGGAAATACTAAAGACTCTATCGTCTGCTGGTTTTTTAACGAAAATATCCTTAGGTTATATATACGCAAAAAATGGAAACAAATAA
- a CDS encoding GNAT family protein, giving the protein MYKYKGKFCLIEELTTLNDDRLYTLMYENRDEYEKLIFREPIPCTYLEFRKKIDEWFSHGRNYQFLVYDKSGQRVVGTMFFYNINKVPNTVKCSCFFTPEVRNKILTIESLVTMLDFTRNVLKVNGINFLVYRENMLMHKIANKSGATRLVTGQENINTSSLDISYEFSSKTLDLLLEKYGSRFTKLH; this is encoded by the coding sequence ATGTACAAATACAAAGGAAAATTTTGCTTAATTGAGGAGTTAACAACTCTCAATGATGACAGATTATACACTTTGATGTATGAGAATAGAGACGAATACGAGAAACTTATATTCAGGGAACCCATACCATGCACATATTTGGAATTTAGAAAAAAAATTGATGAATGGTTTTCACATGGGAGAAATTACCAATTTCTGGTTTACGATAAAAGTGGTCAAAGAGTGGTTGGAACAATGTTCTTTTATAACATTAATAAAGTTCCAAATACAGTAAAATGTTCTTGTTTCTTCACTCCAGAGGTGAGAAACAAAATTTTAACAATTGAGTCACTGGTTACCATGCTTGATTTTACAAGGAACGTACTTAAGGTTAATGGAATTAACTTTTTGGTATACAGAGAGAACATGCTCATGCACAAAATTGCAAATAAATCTGGGGCGACAAGACTTGTGACAGGGCAAGAAAATATAAATACCTCGAGCCTAGATATTTCATACGAATTTTCATCAAAAACACTAGATCTTTTACTTGAGAAATATGGTTCTCGATTCACAAAACTACACTAA
- a CDS encoding prepilin-type N-terminal cleavage/methylation domain-containing protein, producing MKTLKIKTKQARNKGFTLIELLVVIGIIALLSSIVLSSLTQAKAQANNTKQIADYRVVLNALLQFKQDNGYYPSNSDNKGYTCIGNYSDNGCTLTSSTIVNNPIMNDSLKKYLSSYNFLDKQVTVSMSSKYVTLVNDYKGFVLACTTPISDTKCSKGSLRFPALKNKNSCPQIMSDISASEFLSATDEYTWCSVDLN from the coding sequence ATGAAAACTCTGAAAATTAAAACCAAACAGGCAAGAAATAAGGGATTTACATTGATAGAGTTATTAGTAGTCATTGGGATAATCGCACTACTAAGTAGTATTGTCCTTTCTTCCCTCACCCAAGCAAAGGCGCAAGCAAACAATACAAAACAAATTGCAGATTATAGGGTGGTGTTGAATGCGCTGTTGCAGTTTAAACAGGATAATGGGTATTATCCTTCAAATAGCGACAACAAAGGGTATACATGTATCGGTAATTATTCAGATAATGGTTGTACGTTAACTAGTTCAACAATCGTAAACAATCCCATAATGAATGACTCACTTAAAAAATATCTTAGTTCTTATAATTTTTTAGACAAACAAGTTACTGTGAGTATGTCATCAAAATACGTTACTTTAGTGAATGACTATAAAGGTTTTGTACTAGCGTGCACTACACCCATAAGCGACACTAAATGTAGCAAAGGCAGCCTAAGATTTCCGGCTCTAAAAAACAAAAACTCCTGCCCACAAATTATGTCAGACATTTCCGCAAGTGAATTCCTAAGTGCCACAGACGAATATACATGGTGCTCAGTTGATTTAAACTAG
- a CDS encoding type II secretion system protein, with amino-acid sequence MFKFYTKNSTQKISKNRAFTLIELLVVMAIISLLSSLVLNSLASARMKANDTKITEDLRQFKIAAELYYNDNHTYPSGYTPGASKGQDLAYVDKNESWSKKLSFFVKTAEASGPVHTSQLCLNFDAMAQSMVAGKYLSAVPVHPYDDDSTGKGVCYKAIKNDKTFVSYAPLTTRIAVTNGSINKNTGFILGDTSISAVNDVNVAIKSTKKGNKIDTERPAFVAADGVNPVADLTMSQDAVDGFTTGAPAVTGGVVGSIFDIFTPSSPTPTPTCADGEAINTLGVCQALYTGFLRMNCVAPANQDPFSSGCIGENPTAITATNTITGGTLIMNLFTGIRINSATCPIGTRQDLYSDSCVASITIGAIGGGIGGIGGICGGGMQLSNGVCKIGHSGCDAQGNGPCGPTTFSYSCPAGMTFDINGLENTANGTCSTIPVGDCGMGSTLQSNGVCVSNGSACLPPGVAGSCPGVGSVTCPSGKTFLINGLEYTVNGTCQ; translated from the coding sequence ATGTTTAAATTTTACACTAAAAATAGTACTCAAAAAATTAGTAAAAACAGAGCATTTACGCTTATCGAGCTTCTTGTTGTGATGGCAATAATTTCATTGCTCTCTTCTCTTGTTCTGAATAGCTTAGCAAGCGCTAGGATGAAAGCTAATGATACAAAAATTACTGAGGACTTAAGACAATTTAAGATTGCTGCAGAGCTTTACTATAATGATAATCATACATACCCAAGTGGGTATACTCCTGGAGCATCCAAAGGACAGGATCTAGCTTATGTCGATAAAAATGAGAGTTGGTCAAAAAAATTATCATTCTTCGTAAAGACAGCTGAGGCATCTGGTCCAGTTCATACTTCACAGTTATGTTTGAATTTTGATGCTATGGCACAGTCCATGGTCGCTGGAAAATATCTTTCAGCAGTTCCAGTTCATCCATATGACGACGATTCTACGGGAAAAGGGGTTTGTTATAAGGCTATAAAGAATGATAAGACTTTTGTTTCTTACGCACCTTTGACTACAAGAATTGCTGTCACAAACGGTAGTATAAATAAAAATACGGGTTTTATTTTGGGTGATACGAGTATTAGTGCAGTTAACGATGTTAATGTAGCTATAAAATCTACTAAAAAAGGTAATAAAATAGACACGGAAAGACCTGCTTTTGTTGCTGCTGATGGAGTAAATCCTGTAGCTGATCTTACTATGTCCCAAGATGCAGTAGACGGTTTTACAACAGGGGCACCAGCTGTAACCGGGGGTGTAGTGGGCAGTATATTTGATATTTTTACCCCCTCCTCACCAACACCAACACCAACTTGTGCTGACGGAGAAGCCATTAATACATTGGGTGTTTGTCAGGCCTTGTATACTGGTTTTCTTAGAATGAATTGTGTTGCCCCTGCGAATCAAGATCCATTTAGCTCTGGGTGTATTGGGGAAAATCCTACTGCAATAACTGCAACAAACACAATAACAGGTGGAACTCTTATAATGAATCTGTTTACAGGTATTCGTATAAATTCGGCAACATGTCCAATTGGTACGCGTCAGGACCTATATAGTGATTCATGCGTAGCTAGCATCACTATAGGAGCTATAGGAGGAGGTATAGGAGGTATAGGAGGTATTTGTGGTGGTGGTATGCAGCTATCTAATGGTGTTTGTAAAATAGGACATTCAGGTTGTGACGCTCAAGGAAATGGACCTTGTGGACCAACGACATTTTCCTATTCCTGTCCAGCGGGTATGACTTTTGATATAAATGGACTAGAGAATACAGCTAATGGGACTTGCTCTACCATTCCAGTTGGGGATTGTGGTATGGGCTCTACATTGCAGTCAAATGGTGTGTGTGTGTCCAACGGAAGTGCATGTCTTCCTCCTGGTGTCGCTGGTTCATGTCCAGGCGTTGGATCTGTCACTTGTCCCTCAGGTAAGACGTTTCTAATTAATGGTCTAGAATATACAGTTAATGGTACCTGTCAGTAG
- a CDS encoding transketolase C-terminal domain-containing protein, translated as MLNSNIKLNQKLFAADVEKTATRKGFGEGLLLAGKYDEKIVALSADLTESTQVHLFKNAFPNRFIEVGVAEQNLASVASGLAASGKIPVIASYAIFNPGRNWEQIRTTICYNNRKVVVAGSHAGLSAGKDGGSHQALEDIALARVIPNMTVISPCDAVEARKAIIAAISPSQITPVYLRLARENTPIITTDETPFVIGKAQIVWGDHVDCDAPAGIAPSASGSGTSTVPPTGSALCDIGIIATGPILYNAILAAKQLSNLKIRVKVLNLATIKPIDEEAIVSLARQSNGKILTVEEHQISGGMGSAVAEVLARKYPSKMAFIGVNDRFGQSGTTEELYKEYGLTVDDIVEKAKGLV; from the coding sequence ATGCTAAACTCCAACATAAAACTAAATCAAAAACTCTTTGCTGCGGATGTAGAAAAAACTGCTACCCGCAAAGGTTTTGGTGAAGGCCTTTTGCTTGCTGGAAAGTATGATGAAAAAATCGTAGCACTTTCTGCAGATCTAACAGAGTCAACTCAAGTTCATTTATTCAAAAACGCCTTTCCTAACAGATTTATCGAAGTAGGTGTTGCTGAACAAAATTTAGCGAGTGTCGCATCAGGACTGGCCGCCTCCGGAAAAATCCCTGTTATTGCATCCTATGCAATATTCAATCCTGGAAGAAACTGGGAACAGATTAGAACCACAATTTGTTACAACAACAGAAAGGTTGTTGTTGCAGGTTCACACGCTGGATTATCAGCTGGGAAGGATGGTGGTTCGCATCAAGCGCTTGAGGACATTGCGCTTGCACGAGTTATACCAAACATGACTGTAATATCTCCATGTGACGCCGTAGAGGCTAGAAAGGCAATAATAGCAGCCATTTCACCATCGCAAATAACTCCAGTATATTTAAGATTAGCTAGAGAAAATACACCAATAATAACAACTGATGAAACTCCTTTTGTAATAGGGAAAGCACAAATAGTTTGGGGTGATCATGTTGATTGCGATGCACCTGCAGGTATTGCACCTTCAGCTTCTGGTTCAGGGACTTCCACGGTTCCACCAACGGGATCCGCACTGTGCGATATCGGAATAATAGCAACAGGCCCTATTTTATACAATGCAATTTTGGCTGCTAAACAGTTAAGTAATTTAAAAATACGTGTCAAAGTTTTGAATCTGGCAACAATTAAACCAATTGATGAGGAGGCAATAGTGTCGCTTGCTAGGCAGTCTAATGGGAAAATTCTAACAGTTGAAGAGCATCAAATTAGTGGGGGAATGGGAAGCGCTGTAGCTGAGGTTCTTGCAAGAAAATATCCATCTAAGATGGCTTTTATTGGAGTGAACGATAGATTTGGCCAGTCCGGCACAACTGAAGAATTATACAAAGAATACGGTTTGACCGTTGATGATATTGTAGAGAAGGCAAAGGGGTTGGTCTAA
- a CDS encoding family 6 glucosyltransferase produces MKIAILHVCTGKYTIFWKDFYLSCEENFVTEAEKHYFVFTDSPEIDFEKTNKNIHRIYQNNLGWPDNTLMRYSIFLRVNQELEKMDYIFFFNANLIFVKKISAEEILPAEGQKLVGCLHPGYYDKPRGKFTYEGNPKSTAYIDKSQGVYYFAGGINGGLAKPFLETIQILDINIKRDKENKIIAKWHDESHWNWYLNNHLDIVKILTPAYLYYSENNLPFEAKILLIDKKTLGGHSKFRNKTELKLILNSLKTFIKKVIKSNRT; encoded by the coding sequence ATGAAAATTGCAATTCTCCACGTCTGTACAGGTAAATATACAATCTTTTGGAAAGACTTTTATTTGAGTTGCGAGGAAAATTTTGTAACAGAGGCAGAAAAACACTATTTTGTTTTTACAGATTCGCCTGAGATAGATTTTGAAAAAACAAACAAGAATATTCATAGAATATACCAGAACAATCTTGGGTGGCCCGATAATACTCTCATGAGATATAGTATATTCCTAAGGGTCAATCAGGAGCTCGAGAAAATGGATTACATCTTTTTTTTCAACGCTAACCTAATTTTTGTCAAAAAAATATCCGCCGAAGAAATTCTTCCAGCTGAAGGCCAAAAACTTGTAGGATGCTTACATCCAGGCTATTACGACAAACCTAGAGGTAAATTTACTTACGAAGGCAACCCAAAATCTACTGCTTATATAGATAAAAGTCAGGGTGTATATTATTTTGCTGGTGGAATAAATGGAGGCTTAGCAAAACCTTTTCTTGAAACAATACAAATTCTAGATATTAATATAAAAAGGGACAAAGAAAACAAAATAATTGCAAAATGGCACGATGAATCACACTGGAACTGGTACCTTAATAATCACTTAGATATTGTGAAGATCCTAACTCCGGCCTATCTATATTACAGTGAGAATAATTTACCATTCGAAGCAAAAATATTGTTAATAGATAAAAAAACACTAGGGGGACATTCTAAATTTAGAAATAAAACTGAATTAAAACTTATATTAAACTCTCTGAAGACATTTATTAAAAAAGTAATTAAATCGAATAGGACATAG
- a CDS encoding type II toxin-antitoxin system PemK/MazF family toxin, protein MKKDFDKWNGIKNYIENNQGATGFPKEKEVWMTSLGENIGYEQNGTGANFSRPILIIKKFNNQMFWVIPLSTKQKNLDFYFNYIDPNSKKVSAILAQLRLVSIKRLNRKMYEISDVLFMQIRARIKSFL, encoded by the coding sequence ATGAAAAAAGATTTTGATAAATGGAATGGAATTAAGAACTATATTGAAAATAATCAAGGAGCTACAGGATTTCCGAAGGAGAAAGAAGTTTGGATGACTAGTCTTGGGGAAAATATTGGCTATGAACAAAACGGTACAGGAGCTAATTTTTCAAGGCCGATTTTAATAATCAAAAAATTCAACAATCAAATGTTTTGGGTTATTCCGCTTTCCACAAAACAGAAGAATCTTGACTTTTATTTTAATTACATTGACCCAAATAGTAAAAAGGTATCAGCTATACTAGCCCAGTTAAGACTAGTGAGCATCAAAAGACTAAATAGAAAGATGTATGAAATTTCCGACGTACTTTTTATGCAAATACGAGCCAGAATCAAATCTTTTCTCTGA
- a CDS encoding glycosyltransferase family 4 protein: MMTFSNNSGMLGDINSSIDKPKIKVLIIITKSNWGGAQKYVFDLATGLPKESYDIEVITGGEGLLVEKLKEHGIKTISIPELGRDVSPAKDIQVLFKLISIFKEKKPNVIQLNSTKIGGLGAVAGRIAGVKNIIFVAHGWAFNENRSSLSKILIKILYWVTIFLSNKTITVSNGMKSYIKGWPFIQNKIITIYNGINKEEYLPKMEARNTIEEVLMKDSRFLSNNTFRTSDLNKNTWIGTIAELHPIKNIDLAIRAMTEIKKKRKDVKYFVIGGGEKKDELDSLITELNLNDTVFLTGPIPNASKYLKAFDIFMLISRSEGLPYAVLEAGLAELPVIVTKVGGIPEIVTNMESGQIIKPNSVAKITNAIEYFLEHPEEEKKFAHALHKKVSDVFSIKNMVKDTCVQFPIDKS; encoded by the coding sequence ATGATGACATTTAGTAACAACTCAGGCATGCTTGGAGACATTAATAGCTCTATCGATAAGCCAAAAATCAAGGTCCTCATAATAATCACCAAATCTAATTGGGGTGGTGCTCAAAAGTATGTATTTGATTTGGCTACTGGCCTACCTAAAGAGTCATATGATATTGAGGTAATTACTGGGGGAGAAGGATTGTTAGTGGAAAAGCTAAAAGAGCATGGAATCAAAACTATTTCAATTCCCGAGCTTGGAAGAGATGTCAGTCCCGCAAAAGACATTCAGGTTCTATTCAAATTAATATCCATTTTTAAAGAAAAAAAACCAAATGTTATTCAATTAAACAGCACAAAAATTGGAGGACTAGGTGCCGTTGCTGGCCGTATAGCTGGTGTTAAAAACATTATCTTTGTCGCGCATGGTTGGGCTTTTAATGAAAACAGAAGCTCCCTATCTAAAATATTAATCAAGATACTATATTGGGTGACGATTTTTCTTTCAAATAAAACCATTACCGTTTCAAATGGAATGAAATCATATATTAAGGGTTGGCCGTTTATTCAAAATAAAATCATTACAATCTATAATGGAATTAATAAGGAAGAATACCTACCCAAAATGGAGGCTAGAAATACTATAGAAGAAGTTTTAATGAAGGATTCAAGATTCCTATCAAATAATACATTCCGGACCAGCGACCTGAATAAAAACACATGGATCGGCACAATTGCTGAACTACACCCAATAAAAAACATCGATCTAGCAATCAGAGCGATGACAGAGATCAAGAAAAAAAGAAAGGACGTAAAATATTTTGTTATTGGAGGTGGTGAGAAGAAGGATGAACTAGACTCACTTATTACAGAACTTAACCTAAATGATACTGTTTTCTTAACCGGTCCAATTCCAAACGCATCTAAATATCTAAAAGCTTTTGATATATTTATGTTGATTTCAAGATCAGAAGGTCTACCTTACGCAGTCTTAGAAGCCGGACTTGCTGAGTTACCAGTAATTGTGACGAAGGTTGGAGGAATACCTGAGATAGTTACAAATATGGAATCTGGACAAATTATCAAACCAAACAGTGTTGCCAAAATAACTAATGCGATAGAATATTTTCTTGAACATCCCGAGGAAGAAAAAAAGTTTGCTCATGCCCTACACAAAAAAGTTTCAGACGTTTTCTCTATAAAAAATATGGTGAAAGATACATGTGTACAATTCCCCATCGACAAATCTTAA
- a CDS encoding glycosyltransferase family 2 protein: MKIIQNLVSVIIPSYNTESYICESIESVLNQSYTKIEILIIDDGSTDNTELILKDYIKNNQIKYFKKQNGGPASARNLGIKKSTGEYIAFIDADDMWEKNKIERQLQIIKETQSDLVYTSRYLINSNNTQRTFDDFHFQESLCGLIDNNYIINSSVLLGKEVVSKYLFDEYTESFAVEDYKLWLKLKSLNYKFTFINEPLTLYRIHSKQISHTALKNLIKLYWNIFLYGLEGTKSFNYRALGLYKYFRLTMYRLKLTISK, from the coding sequence ATGAAAATCATTCAGAATCTAGTATCTGTGATAATACCAAGTTACAACACCGAGAGTTATATTTGTGAATCTATTGAATCTGTCTTAAACCAAAGCTATACCAAAATCGAGATACTGATAATAGACGATGGTTCAACTGATAATACAGAACTCATACTTAAGGATTATATAAAAAACAATCAGATTAAGTACTTCAAAAAACAAAACGGAGGGCCTGCCTCGGCTCGAAATCTTGGAATTAAAAAATCAACTGGTGAATACATTGCTTTTATAGATGCTGATGATATGTGGGAGAAAAATAAGATAGAACGTCAGCTTCAAATTATTAAAGAGACTCAATCTGACCTAGTCTATACAAGCAGATATCTAATCAATAGTAATAATACACAAAGAACATTTGATGATTTCCACTTTCAGGAATCTCTATGTGGATTAATTGATAATAATTATATAATAAATTCCTCCGTTTTATTAGGAAAAGAAGTTGTATCAAAATACTTATTCGATGAGTATACTGAAAGTTTTGCCGTTGAAGACTATAAGCTATGGTTAAAACTTAAATCACTGAACTACAAATTCACTTTTATAAATGAACCACTAACATTATATAGAATACATTCTAAACAAATTTCACATACTGCATTAAAAAATTTAATCAAGCTCTATTGGAATATATTTTTATACGGACTAGAAGGTACGAAGTCTTTTAATTATCGCGCCCTTGGACTATATAAATATTTTAGACTTACGATGTATAGACTAAAATTAACTATATCGAAATGA
- a CDS encoding FkbM family methyltransferase — MKEEVSQNFTNVLNFSRKTILQRFISRPFYVIYKVLISKFYNLLFANKPFFVSEKTFWGDKMKMVLPEDASLFHWGMVPGEEENLTRYMIQTVQEGWVVIDIGANHGYYSLLLSKLVGRNGKVYCFEPTPSTTKILKENTEKKENVIVEQKAIWSKNEKLDFTDYGQGFSAYNSFLPNVDWKDTEKPKSKINIQVDGIVLDNYLKFSKIRPDFIKLDVEGAELDALIGMRATLIACTPIISVEFWVNSLWSNRNDEILSFFEKINYSVFRIDGKGITNFFKENAHFEHDYTNLVFISKK, encoded by the coding sequence ATGAAAGAAGAAGTATCACAAAATTTTACAAATGTACTAAATTTTTCTAGAAAAACAATACTACAGAGGTTTATATCTCGGCCTTTTTATGTTATATACAAAGTCCTCATCTCTAAATTTTACAATTTACTTTTCGCAAATAAACCTTTTTTTGTTTCTGAGAAAACTTTTTGGGGTGACAAGATGAAGATGGTTCTTCCAGAAGACGCCTCTCTTTTCCATTGGGGGATGGTGCCGGGGGAAGAAGAGAATCTAACAAGATACATGATACAGACAGTACAAGAAGGATGGGTTGTTATAGATATTGGCGCAAATCATGGGTATTACTCATTATTATTATCAAAACTAGTCGGTAGAAACGGAAAAGTTTACTGTTTTGAACCTACACCAAGTACAACCAAAATACTTAAAGAAAATACTGAAAAAAAGGAAAACGTCATTGTCGAACAAAAAGCTATTTGGTCTAAAAATGAAAAATTAGATTTCACAGATTACGGACAGGGTTTTAGTGCCTACAATTCGTTTTTGCCAAATGTAGATTGGAAAGATACGGAAAAACCAAAGTCGAAAATCAATATACAAGTTGATGGAATAGTCTTAGATAATTATTTAAAGTTCTCTAAAATTAGACCTGACTTCATTAAACTAGACGTTGAGGGGGCGGAGCTAGATGCTCTTATAGGAATGAGAGCTACTCTTATTGCCTGTACGCCTATTATAAGTGTAGAATTTTGGGTGAATTCCTTATGGAGCAACAGAAATGATGAAATACTTAGTTTTTTTGAAAAAATAAACTATTCTGTATTTAGGATTGATGGTAAAGGTATTACAAATTTTTTCAAAGAGAACGCACATTTTGAACACGATTACACAAACCTTGTTTTCATATCCAAAAAATGA
- a CDS encoding DUF378 domain-containing protein translates to MKGLHMVSFILLVVGGLNWLLVGAFNFNLVTILLGDMTIASKIVYILVGLSALVLIFTHKKDCKMCTAA, encoded by the coding sequence ATGAAAGGATTACATATGGTTTCATTCATTCTTCTTGTCGTAGGAGGTTTGAACTGGCTCTTGGTTGGAGCTTTTAACTTCAATCTAGTGACAATACTTCTTGGTGATATGACAATTGCTTCAAAGATTGTTTATATCCTAGTTGGTCTCTCAGCCCTTGTTCTGATTTTCACACACAAGAAAGATTGCAAGATGTGTACAGCAGCGTAG
- a CDS encoding transketolase, protein MSLSNDQISLIKTKAKEIRIGVIEMLAEAKSGHSAGALGMADIFSTLYFSLLKKEDRLVLSNGHICPVLYSSMASAGIIDKAELKTLRKFGSILQGHPHREFLPSLQTSSGPLGSGLSQAVGMAIADKIDDSNYEKLPKRFVYCMMSDGELDEGQSWEAVMLGAKEKLVNLIAIVDRNNIQIGGSTEEVMPLSPTGASLFDKWKSFNWYVQEIDGHDIQAINDAVIKAQTNLVRPSVIIAHTIPGKGVSFMENRFEWHGIPPGIQNVDGAPKKEKQIEVALQELSI, encoded by the coding sequence ATGTCATTATCTAATGATCAAATCTCTTTAATAAAAACAAAAGCCAAAGAAATTAGAATCGGAGTTATAGAGATGTTGGCTGAAGCAAAATCCGGTCATTCTGCTGGCGCCCTTGGTATGGCTGATATATTTTCTACACTATATTTTAGCTTGCTTAAAAAAGAAGACCGTCTTGTTTTATCAAATGGCCATATTTGCCCCGTCCTATATTCGTCAATGGCCTCAGCTGGAATAATTGATAAAGCAGAATTGAAAACCTTAAGAAAATTTGGAAGTATTTTACAAGGTCATCCTCATAGGGAATTTCTACCATCACTGCAAACAAGCTCAGGGCCACTTGGCTCAGGACTTTCACAGGCTGTTGGGATGGCGATCGCTGATAAAATTGATGATAGTAATTATGAAAAACTACCTAAGAGATTTGTCTATTGCATGATGTCCGATGGGGAACTAGACGAAGGACAAAGCTGGGAGGCGGTAATGCTTGGGGCAAAGGAAAAACTCGTAAATCTAATTGCAATTGTCGATAGGAATAATATTCAAATCGGAGGAAGTACAGAAGAAGTAATGCCATTATCGCCCACAGGCGCATCTCTATTTGATAAATGGAAATCTTTTAACTGGTATGTTCAAGAGATTGACGGGCATGACATACAAGCAATAAATGACGCTGTAATAAAGGCACAAACAAACCTTGTTAGACCGTCTGTGATAATTGCACACACTATTCCTGGAAAGGGAGTGAGTTTTATGGAGAATAGATTTGAGTGGCATGGAATTCCGCCCGGAATTCAAAATGTAGATGGAGCTCCTAAAAAAGAAAAACAAATTGAAGTTGCATTGCAAGAACTTTCTATATAG